The following proteins come from a genomic window of Maribacter sp. HTCC2170:
- a CDS encoding GNAT family N-acetyltransferase: MMKSTVIRPYQPSDKKHLVKIFNLNTPKYFDKGEVIDFEKYLKQRADTYLVTELNNEIVGGAGYYINNQERSGHITWIFFNPKYSGQGLGREIVAYCLSILENDERVHKFVVTTSQLAYRFFEKFGYSLSRTEKDYWGKGLDLYEIEMLKK; this comes from the coding sequence ATGATGAAAAGTACTGTAATCAGACCATACCAGCCATCAGATAAAAAGCATTTGGTGAAAATTTTCAATCTGAATACTCCAAAATATTTTGACAAGGGTGAAGTTATAGACTTTGAAAAGTATTTGAAGCAAAGAGCTGACACCTATTTGGTAACCGAACTGAACAATGAGATTGTTGGTGGGGCAGGGTATTATATCAACAACCAAGAAAGATCTGGGCACATTACTTGGATTTTTTTTAATCCTAAATATTCAGGACAAGGGTTAGGAAGAGAGATTGTTGCATATTGCTTATCAATTTTAGAAAATGATGAGCGTGTACACAAATTTGTAGTTACAACATCGCAACTCGCCTATAGGTTTTTTGAAAAATTTGGTTATTCACTTAGCAGAACAGAGAAAGACTATTGGGGAAAAGGTCTTGATCTATATGAAATAGAAATGTTGAAAAAATGA
- a CDS encoding prolyl oligopeptidase family serine peptidase, producing MRLTILITCIVLSTISYGQTSLKEINLISGKHKVGFKHYTIIDSTRTYQIRNDFNNQFIDRPIPISIWYPAKIQKNISKQLAVLDYLEILKEEEEWENLPNDFLLDWFPYLWNTPDNRAHLSEKVNAFSNSTFLIGKFPVVVYAPSYQASSIENFTLFEYLASNGFVVISSPSRGTDTRWLEGGTTKDMETQSRDVELLLKEINKYENIDFDRIALMGFSFGGLSNAITVMKNKNVKAIVSLDGTERYNYPVLEKSPYFNLEKFTIPYIHFAQKEIPEEVLTSDKIPAELNYKFQLYDSLKYSKAYSYKLHDLTHSYFSSFGVLFANRDKRQDKSDNKVMASYKLVSEHTLQFLNATLQNDKYGKEFIENSPDKNGFSETLISKKMKQVKTGEFDYKDFNDLAFNQGYKDLIPLYQRTITKHPELELQEGMLNTLGLRLSLNSKQIEQGVNVFLLALHIYPKSANLYDSLAEGYFYNKDFKNAISNYKKSLEINPENQNAIDRLKQLRE from the coding sequence ATGCGATTAACCATATTGATAACCTGTATCGTTCTATCCACAATATCTTATGGCCAGACATCATTAAAAGAAATAAACCTAATCAGCGGAAAGCATAAAGTAGGTTTTAAACATTATACAATTATAGATAGCACGAGAACCTATCAAATTAGAAATGACTTTAACAATCAATTCATTGATAGACCAATTCCTATCAGCATTTGGTATCCCGCAAAAATTCAAAAAAATATTTCCAAACAGTTAGCTGTTTTGGATTATTTGGAGATTTTAAAAGAAGAGGAAGAATGGGAAAACTTGCCAAACGATTTTTTACTGGATTGGTTCCCATACTTATGGAATACGCCCGATAATAGAGCACATCTTTCTGAAAAAGTCAATGCTTTTTCAAATTCAACTTTTTTAATTGGTAAATTTCCAGTTGTAGTATATGCGCCAAGTTACCAAGCTTCATCAATTGAGAATTTTACACTGTTCGAATATTTAGCTAGCAATGGTTTTGTAGTGATATCAAGTCCTTCAAGAGGAACAGATACAAGATGGTTGGAAGGAGGAACTACAAAAGATATGGAAACACAATCTAGAGATGTTGAACTTCTTTTGAAAGAAATTAATAAATACGAAAATATAGACTTTGACCGAATAGCTCTTATGGGATTTAGTTTTGGTGGACTTTCCAACGCTATAACAGTAATGAAAAATAAGAACGTAAAAGCAATTGTGAGCTTAGATGGAACGGAAAGATATAATTACCCTGTCCTGGAAAAATCACCTTACTTTAATTTAGAAAAGTTTACTATTCCATATATCCATTTTGCTCAAAAAGAAATTCCAGAAGAGGTTTTGACCAGTGATAAAATTCCTGCCGAATTGAATTACAAATTCCAATTATATGACTCATTGAAATATAGCAAGGCGTACAGTTATAAATTACACGACCTAACTCATTCCTATTTTAGTTCTTTCGGTGTTTTATTTGCCAACAGAGATAAAAGGCAAGACAAAAGTGATAATAAAGTTATGGCATCCTATAAACTAGTTTCTGAACATACTTTACAGTTTTTAAATGCGACTTTGCAAAATGACAAGTATGGAAAGGAGTTTATTGAAAATAGCCCTGATAAAAATGGTTTTTCTGAAACTTTGATTTCAAAAAAAATGAAACAAGTAAAAACGGGGGAATTCGATTATAAAGATTTTAACGATTTAGCATTCAATCAAGGTTATAAAGATTTAATTCCGTTATATCAAAGAACAATTACCAAACATCCAGAGCTTGAGCTTCAAGAAGGTATGCTAAACACCTTAGGTTTGCGATTGTCACTTAATTCCAAACAGATAGAACAAGGTGTTAATGTCTTTTTGTTAGCTTTACATATATATCCGAAATCAGCAAATCTTTATGATAGTTTAGCTGAAGGTTATTTCTACAATAAAGATTTTAAAAATGCTATTTCCAATTACAAAAAGTCGTTGGAAATAAATCCTGAAAACCAAAATGCAATTGATAGGTTAAAACAACTTCGGGAATAA
- a CDS encoding VOC family protein, with translation MKLGAFSVSLSVKDLEASKQFYENLGFSVFAGQMESNYLIMQNGSTNIGLFQGMFENNILTFNPGWDHNANKLDSFTDVRDIQKSLKQNGIDLMGEVDESTNGPASFMFMDPDGNVILIDQHV, from the coding sequence ATGAAATTAGGAGCATTTTCAGTAAGCCTTAGTGTCAAAGACCTTGAGGCTTCTAAACAGTTTTATGAGAATTTGGGATTTTCGGTTTTTGCAGGTCAAATGGAATCCAATTATTTAATCATGCAAAATGGGAGTACCAATATTGGCCTTTTCCAGGGTATGTTCGAAAATAATATTCTAACCTTTAATCCCGGTTGGGACCATAATGCCAATAAATTGGATTCATTTACCGATGTGCGGGATATTCAGAAAAGTCTAAAACAAAATGGCATAGACTTAATGGGCGAAGTTGATGAAAGCACAAATGGCCCTGCCAGTTTCATGTTTATGGATCCCGATGGCAATGTTATTCTTATTGATCAACATGTATAG
- a CDS encoding DUF3788 domain-containing protein: MDDLSIFPDKAKKPTENNLASKLGKTHDLWKKINSLVLEKYPEGAEEWFYSGKKYGWNYRIKDKKRAIIYFSPRDNFFKAGFIFGNRALKDIMESTISDTIKEELRRAPKYGEGTGLRLDIINDGIIPDIEQLINFKLKY; the protein is encoded by the coding sequence ATGGATGATCTAAGTATTTTCCCGGATAAAGCCAAAAAGCCTACTGAAAATAACCTGGCAAGTAAACTGGGTAAAACTCATGATTTATGGAAAAAAATTAACTCCCTTGTTTTGGAAAAATATCCTGAAGGGGCTGAAGAATGGTTTTATTCTGGAAAAAAGTATGGCTGGAACTATAGAATCAAGGATAAAAAAAGGGCAATCATTTATTTTTCACCCCGCGATAATTTTTTCAAAGCAGGTTTTATTTTTGGAAACAGGGCTCTAAAAGATATTATGGAAAGTACTATATCTGATACTATAAAAGAAGAATTAAGACGGGCTCCAAAATATGGCGAAGGCACTGGCCTTCGATTAGATATAATAAATGATGGCATAATTCCAGATATTGAACAATTAATCAATTTTAAACTAAAATACTAA
- a CDS encoding ClbS/DfsB family four-helix bundle protein, with protein sequence MPRPKTKTELLQLSNENYKKLNNYVDSFPLEEHMKEFPEGTMNRNIRDVLGHLHHWHLLVQGWYKVGMSGEKPELPAKGYTWKTTSDLNHNILKKYANEELGTVRANLDESYAQLQKLIKKHTDEELFEKKRYKWTGSTSLGAYLISATSSHYDWAYKLIKKARK encoded by the coding sequence ATGCCAAGACCAAAGACCAAAACCGAATTACTGCAATTAAGCAACGAGAACTATAAAAAGCTTAATAATTATGTTGATTCATTCCCTCTGGAAGAACATATGAAAGAATTTCCTGAAGGAACCATGAATAGAAATATCAGGGATGTTTTAGGTCATTTACACCATTGGCATTTGTTGGTCCAAGGCTGGTATAAAGTGGGAATGTCAGGCGAAAAACCTGAATTGCCCGCAAAAGGTTATACTTGGAAAACCACCTCCGACCTCAATCATAACATTTTGAAAAAATACGCTAATGAAGAGTTAGGTACAGTTAGAGCCAACTTAGACGAATCATACGCTCAACTTCAAAAATTGATTAAGAAACATACCGATGAAGAATTGTTCGAGAAAAAACGATATAAATGGACAGGTTCAACTTCGTTGGGAGCTTATTTAATCTCAGCTACCTCAAGTCACTATGACTGGGCTTATAAGTTGATTAAAAAAGCCAGAAAGTAA
- a CDS encoding GNAT family N-acetyltransferase — protein sequence MIEKLNNKDSGVASRIRDVFQISYAVEAKLLKAKEFPPLKRTVAEFIDCDNGFYGFIADKFLAAVIEIKADCESTHIQSLVVDPNFFRQGIGQKLLDFTFNTFNTILFTVETGAENPPAIALYEKNGFALIDEWMTEIGIRKVRFEKRITTTH from the coding sequence ATGATTGAAAAATTGAACAACAAAGATTCTGGGGTTGCAAGCCGAATACGGGATGTTTTTCAAATTTCTTATGCTGTAGAGGCAAAATTATTAAAAGCGAAAGAGTTTCCCCCTCTTAAAAGAACAGTTGCCGAGTTTATAGATTGTGATAATGGGTTTTATGGTTTTATAGCAGATAAATTCTTGGCCGCGGTTATTGAAATTAAAGCTGATTGCGAATCAACCCATATTCAAAGCCTCGTGGTAGATCCCAATTTTTTTCGACAAGGAATAGGTCAAAAACTATTGGATTTCACTTTTAACACATTTAATACGATTCTTTTTACGGTCGAAACGGGAGCCGAGAATCCTCCAGCAATAGCCTTATACGAAAAAAATGGTTTTGCGTTGATTGATGAATGGATGACTGAAATTGGAATTAGAAAGGTTAGATTTGAAAAAAGAATAACAACAACGCATTAG
- a CDS encoding helix-turn-helix transcriptional regulator, whose product MYGAPITFPSNFSSDSKITTKVLVAFKGIYILLTYKSPTLLSLTFIVVFIFCFAIAIAAVLLGHGFILTYNTAFHRNYFYYLVTFFGFAFYAIWGQILMRVLLESMNTDSKEIEMIANFLPVLGVPFLLISWIMLLKMGHSLLQIPIKNNLIRSHLVIFILIIPIVWGLYSLLGNSTWFLGIQLAYTLIGIIMLIELLYMVIFIGTVIRHSKKQNRPHDKTVKQFVFFMLLGFCIRVVVVPFLFMNSWLLAALILFYFLSNLIPLLYLRQNSDLIFTPISAVNPVEEKKTLIFEKYGITKREREIVEQICKGKTNQQIADELFISLQTVKDHTHRIYTKIGIKGRMNLVQLVNG is encoded by the coding sequence ATGTACGGGGCTCCTATTACATTTCCTTCCAACTTTAGTAGTGATTCCAAAATCACTACCAAGGTATTGGTTGCATTTAAAGGCATTTATATACTTTTAACCTATAAATCACCAACCTTGCTAAGTCTTACATTCATTGTCGTTTTTATTTTTTGCTTTGCAATTGCCATAGCGGCGGTTTTACTTGGGCATGGGTTCATATTAACCTATAACACAGCTTTTCACAGGAATTATTTTTATTATCTGGTCACTTTTTTTGGATTTGCATTCTACGCCATTTGGGGTCAGATTCTCATGCGCGTCTTATTAGAGAGTATGAACACAGATAGTAAAGAAATTGAAATGATCGCTAACTTTCTTCCTGTATTGGGGGTACCGTTTCTTTTGATTTCCTGGATTATGTTATTAAAAATGGGACATTCACTATTGCAAATACCCATAAAGAATAATTTGATCCGGAGCCACTTGGTTATATTCATTTTAATCATCCCAATAGTATGGGGTTTATATTCTTTGTTAGGTAATTCAACCTGGTTTTTGGGAATACAATTGGCGTATACGCTAATTGGAATAATCATGCTCATAGAATTGCTGTATATGGTCATTTTTATAGGAACCGTTATTCGTCATTCCAAAAAGCAGAACAGACCTCATGATAAAACTGTAAAGCAATTTGTATTCTTTATGCTATTGGGTTTCTGTATTAGAGTTGTTGTAGTTCCTTTCCTTTTCATGAACAGTTGGCTTCTTGCTGCATTGATTTTATTCTATTTCCTTTCAAACTTAATCCCCCTACTCTATCTCCGCCAAAATTCAGATTTGATATTCACGCCCATCTCTGCTGTAAACCCCGTTGAGGAGAAGAAAACCTTGATATTTGAAAAGTATGGAATTACCAAGCGCGAAAGGGAGATTGTAGAACAAATCTGTAAAGGTAAAACCAATCAGCAAATCGCCGATGAGCTTTTTATTAGCCTACAGACGGTAAAGGACCATACACATAGAATATACACTAAAATAGGCATCAAAGGCCGTATGAATTTAGTACAATTAGTCAATGGTTGA
- a CDS encoding metallophosphoesterase family protein, which yields MKSINPLSIFIFILFLSCKTNTEPVPKFQHDVSSGPTPWTDTNFELEEEDFTFAIISDLNGGERPGVYSTAVSQLNRLDPTFVLSVGDLIDGGTEDSLQLAKEWDSFDQRTSKLNMPFFYLGGNHDLTNPVMREFWKNRFGPRYYHFVYEDVLFLMMDSEDYEEKRMLEIYEARAKALKIIAGELEGEYEDSEYFHMAERRIGGMSNDQFEYFNSVLKKYPDPKWTFILMHKPLWMREDDKGLGQLEGLLSERPYTVINGHFHSFSHRKRLGRDYTILGTTGGSQHKNDSLSFDHVTIVRMDKEPVVTHLKMDGILDETGSVPSN from the coding sequence ATGAAATCAATAAACCCACTTTCAATTTTTATATTCATCCTTTTCCTTAGTTGCAAAACCAATACAGAACCTGTTCCTAAATTCCAGCACGACGTCTCCAGTGGTCCTACTCCATGGACCGATACCAATTTTGAGTTGGAAGAAGAAGATTTCACATTCGCTATTATATCTGACTTAAATGGAGGTGAAAGGCCGGGTGTTTATAGTACAGCTGTTTCACAATTAAATCGTTTGGATCCAACTTTTGTTTTAAGTGTAGGTGATTTAATTGATGGCGGCACCGAGGATTCTCTACAATTGGCCAAAGAATGGGATTCGTTTGATCAAAGAACTTCAAAATTGAATATGCCCTTCTTTTACTTAGGGGGCAATCACGATTTGACCAACCCAGTAATGCGCGAGTTTTGGAAAAACAGGTTTGGACCCAGATATTATCATTTCGTTTACGAAGACGTTCTTTTCTTAATGATGGATTCGGAGGATTATGAAGAAAAAAGAATGCTAGAGATTTATGAAGCCAGAGCTAAGGCATTAAAAATAATTGCCGGAGAACTAGAAGGTGAATATGAAGATTCTGAATACTTTCATATGGCAGAACGTAGAATTGGCGGCATGAGCAATGATCAGTTCGAATATTTTAATAGTGTTCTAAAAAAGTATCCAGATCCAAAATGGACATTCATTTTAATGCATAAACCACTTTGGATGCGCGAAGACGATAAAGGCCTTGGACAACTGGAAGGTTTATTAAGCGAACGCCCTTATACGGTCATCAATGGTCATTTTCATTCGTTCTCCCATCGTAAGCGCCTTGGACGTGACTATACAATTTTGGGGACTACCGGTGGAAGTCAACACAAAAATGATTCACTATCATTTGACCATGTGACAATAGTACGAATGGATAAGGAGCCTGTAGTTACTCATTTGAAAATGGATGGGATATTGGACGAAACCGGGAGTGTGCCAAGTAATTAA
- a CDS encoding SGNH/GDSL hydrolase family protein has product MKNFKGNLILILLVLGISSCQQNKTKILIIGDSISIGYTPFVSENLKGIADVYHNPGNAQHTGTGLESIETWVGDNDWDAIQFNWGLWDLCYRHADSKVQGNRDKENGKITFTMDEYASNLDSIVTILKTTSKAKLIFLTTSFVPENEAGRYKNDAIRYNDAAKKIMQKHSIIVNDIYEQSIPIHQKYGKGLDDVHYSNLGYEKLSELVTNFLKTEIESMNNK; this is encoded by the coding sequence ATGAAAAATTTTAAAGGAAATTTAATTTTGATTTTATTGGTATTAGGAATTTCAAGTTGTCAACAAAACAAAACTAAGATTTTGATAATTGGAGATTCTATTTCGATAGGATACACCCCCTTTGTTTCTGAAAATTTAAAGGGTATAGCAGATGTATACCATAATCCTGGAAATGCACAACATACAGGGACTGGACTAGAAAGTATTGAAACCTGGGTTGGAGATAATGATTGGGATGCAATTCAATTTAACTGGGGATTATGGGATTTATGTTATCGCCACGCTGATTCTAAAGTTCAAGGAAACAGGGATAAAGAAAATGGGAAAATCACTTTTACGATGGATGAATATGCTTCTAATCTTGATTCAATTGTTACTATCCTAAAAACGACAAGTAAAGCTAAATTAATTTTTTTAACTACATCTTTTGTGCCCGAAAATGAGGCTGGTAGATATAAAAACGATGCAATAAGGTATAATGACGCAGCAAAAAAGATAATGCAAAAACATTCGATTATTGTAAATGATATATATGAACAATCTATTCCAATTCACCAAAAATATGGAAAGGGATTAGATGATGTTCATTATTCAAATCTAGGATATGAAAAACTAAGTGAACTAGTGACAAATTTTCTGAAAACAGAAATAGAATCAATGAATAACAAGTGA
- a CDS encoding nitroreductase family protein: MKSQDHIIINGHKHFEYRRTEISEDEIIPKSEEFYQWLDKRRSVRDFSDKAVPKEVIENIIKSASTAPSGAHKQPWTFCAISNPTLKTKIREAAEVEEKESYESRMSERWKKDLEHIGTDMHKPFIEIAPWLIVAFKKVHEHGENGEKLNNYYVNESIGIACGMLIAAIHNAGLVTLTHTPSPMKFLTNILERPSNERAFLLLPVGYAKQPAYVPDLKRKEMDEIAVFYE; this comes from the coding sequence ATGAAGTCTCAAGACCATATTATTATTAACGGGCATAAGCATTTTGAATACCGACGTACGGAAATATCTGAAGACGAAATCATTCCGAAAAGTGAAGAGTTTTACCAATGGTTGGATAAAAGAAGGTCTGTACGTGATTTTTCAGACAAAGCTGTTCCTAAAGAAGTCATTGAAAACATTATAAAAAGTGCCTCTACTGCCCCATCAGGTGCGCATAAGCAACCCTGGACATTCTGTGCCATATCCAATCCCACATTAAAAACAAAGATTAGAGAAGCAGCCGAGGTTGAGGAAAAAGAAAGCTATGAAAGTAGAATGAGTGAGCGTTGGAAAAAGGATCTTGAACATATTGGAACCGATATGCACAAACCATTTATAGAAATTGCTCCTTGGCTGATTGTTGCTTTTAAAAAAGTTCATGAACATGGTGAAAATGGGGAAAAACTGAACAACTATTATGTAAATGAGTCTATTGGTATTGCATGTGGCATGCTCATTGCAGCAATACACAATGCCGGTTTGGTTACTTTAACACACACACCAAGCCCTATGAAATTTTTGACAAACATCCTTGAAAGACCAAGTAACGAAAGAGCATTCTTGTTGCTTCCCGTTGGATACGCAAAACAACCTGCATATGTGCCAGATTTAAAAAGAAAAGAAATGGATGAAATTGCAGTCTTTTATGAATAG